A DNA window from Brassica napus cultivar Da-Ae chromosome C1, Da-Ae, whole genome shotgun sequence contains the following coding sequences:
- the LOC106441354 gene encoding glutathione S-transferase T3-like has product MDYTNPYSQVPNLVDQLNSQQDSFLPESCPYPSASSQLHVFSTQCTETSSFCEDSPTQRKERKKWSPSDDLVLIIAWLNTSKDPVVGNEQKACAFWKHIAAYYAASPKVERGEQREHIQCKQRWQKMNDLVCKFCGSYAAATRQKTSGQSESDVVKLAHEIFFNDHKIKFNLHHAWEELRYDQKWCEQASSKLGGSAKKRKCEDGEETASSQATINLDDQPTKCPPGVKAAKGASGKKPIVDKEAASEFQTMWSIKEKDLVVKERLSKMGLLDSLISKKEPLSEYEEALKTKLTTDMLDN; this is encoded by the coding sequence ATGGATTATACGAATCCATATAGCCAGGTCCCCAATTTGGTTGATCAGCTTAACAGTCAACAAGATAGTTTCCTTCCTGAATCCTGTCCTTATCCGAGTGCTTCATCACAACTCCATGTCTTTAGTACTCAATGTACTGAGACATCAAGCTTCTGTGAAGACTCACCTACACAacgcaaagaaagaaagaaatggtcTCCCTCTGATGATCTAGTGCTCATTATCGCATGGTTAAATACCAGCAAGGATCCAGTAGTAGGCAATGAGCAGAAAGCATGTGCTTTCTGGAAGCACATTGCAGCTTACTATGCAGCTAGTCCCAAGGTGGAAAGAGGTGAACAGAGAGAACATATTcagtgtaagcagaggtggcagAAGATGAACGATCTTGTTTGCAAGTTCTGTGGATCCTATGCGGCTGCAACAAGACAGAAAACAAGTGGCCAGAGTGAGAGTGATGTTGTTAAACTTGCTCATGAAATCTTTTTCAACGATCACAAGATTAAGTTTAACCTTCACCATGCTTGGGAGGAGCTCCGCTATGACCAGAAATGGTGTGAGCAGGCTAGTAGTAAACTTGGTGGAAGCGCCAAGAAGAGAAAGTGTGAGGATGGAGAAGAAACAGCAAGCTCTCAAGCAACTATCAATCTAGATGATCAACCAACCAAATGTCCTCCTGGTGTTAAGGCAGCGAAAGGAGCTTCTGGAAAGAAACCTATAGTAGATAAGGAGGCTGCCTCTGAGTTTCAGACGATGTGGTCTATTAAAGAGAAAGACTTGGTAGTGAAAGAGAGACTTTCGAAAATGGGTCTGCTTGACAGTCTCATTTCCAAAAAAGAGCCACTTTCTGAATATGAAGAAGCACTAAAGACGAAGCTAACTACAGATATGCTGGATAATTAG
- the LOC106429291 gene encoding purple acid phosphatase 17-like, with amino-acid sequence MDSRTTLISATAASLCFILCICMTNGELQRFIEPAKSDGSVSFITIGDWGRRGDYNQSVVAYQMGRVGEKIGLDFVVSTGDNFYDNGLFSEHDPNFRESFSNIYTAPSLQKQWYSVLGNHDYRGDAEAQLSTVLREIDSRWTCLRSFIVDAELVEIFFVDTTPFVKEYYTEEDGHTYDWRAVPSRNSYVKYLLRDVEASLKRSKATWKIVVGHHAMRSIGHHGNTVELVEELLPIMKENGVDLYMNGHDHCLEHISDEDSPIQFLTSGAGSKAWRGDVDPTTNNPKSVRFYYDGQGFMSARFTHSDAEIVFYNVFGEVLHKWVTSKELLHSSV; translated from the exons ATGGATTCTCGTACAACGTTAATATCCGCTACGGCGGCAAGCCtgtgttttatattatgtatctGCATGACGAACGGTGAGCTTCAGAGATTTATTGAGCCTGCGAAGAGCGACGGTTCCGTTAGCTTCATAACCATCGGTGATTGGGGTCGCCGTGGCGACTACAATCAGTCTGTTGTGGCCTACCAG ATGGGAAGGGTTGGAGAAAAGATTGGTTTAGATTTCGTGGTGTCCACGGGAGATAACTTCTACGACAATGGATTGTTTAGTGAACACGATCCTAACTTCAGAGAGTCTTTCTCCAACATCTACACTGCTCCAAGTCTTCAGAAACAGTGGTACAGTG TCTTGGGGAACCATGATTACAGAGGCGACGCAGAAGCTCAGCTAAGCACTGTTCTCAGAGAAATCGACAGCCGTTGGACCTGTCTCCGATCCTTCATCGTCGATGCAGAGTTGGTCGAGATCTTCTTCGTTGACACGACTCCTTTCGTTAAAGAATACTATACAGAAGAAGATGGTCACACGTACGACTGGCGTGCGGTCCCGTCCCGGAACTCTTATGTTAAGTATCTCCTCCGTGATGTCGAAGCTTCTTTGAAGAGATCTAAAGCCACGTGGAAGATTGTGGTTGGACACCACGCAATGAGAAGCATTGGTCACCATGGAAACACTGTTGAGCTAGTTGAAGAGCTTTTGCCGATTATGAAGGAGAACGGTGTTGATCTTTACATGAATGGACATGACCACTGTCTTGAACATATCAGCGATGAAGACAGTCCTATTCAGTTTTTGACGAGCGGTGCTGGTTCCAAGGCTTGGAGAGGAGATGTTGACCCGACCACCAACAATCCTAAGTCTGTGAGATTTTATTACGATGGTCAAGGGTTCATGTCTGCTAGATTCACTCACTCAGATGCAGAGATTGTCTTCTACAAtgtctttggtgaggttttgcACAAATGGGTTACTTCTAAGGAGCTTCTTCATTCCTCTGTTTGA